One genomic region from Nitrospira sp. encodes:
- the thiE gene encoding thiamine phosphate synthase — protein sequence MPPVNFRLLLVTDRHLVQSQSLSTVLTEAIMAGVPAIQLRERDLCTSDLLSLTQEIQTLATPRSVSLIVNDRVDLMMALNLDGVHLRSDSLPPLPVRQLIGPRRLMGVSTHSVEDVRRANQSGADYVVFGPIFETPSKRSFGPPLGLNLLADVCCRSSIPVLAIGGITCERVRDVRRVGAHGVAVIGALLTRDDIGEAVREFTHALET from the coding sequence ATGCCTCCAGTAAATTTTCGTCTGCTTCTTGTTACTGACCGACACCTGGTTCAAAGCCAATCTCTTTCAACGGTACTCACTGAGGCGATCATGGCCGGCGTACCGGCTATTCAGCTAAGGGAACGTGATCTGTGCACTAGCGACTTACTGTCGTTGACACAAGAAATCCAAACGCTGGCAACGCCTAGATCTGTATCGTTGATCGTCAACGATCGCGTCGATCTGATGATGGCGCTGAATTTGGACGGCGTGCATCTTCGCTCCGACAGTTTGCCTCCCCTCCCAGTGCGTCAGCTGATCGGACCACGTCGATTAATGGGGGTGTCCACACATTCGGTCGAGGATGTGCGACGTGCGAATCAGAGCGGTGCCGACTACGTCGTGTTTGGTCCCATTTTTGAGACTCCGTCGAAGCGTTCGTTCGGGCCTCCGCTTGGGCTCAATCTGCTGGCCGATGTCTGCTGCCGATCGTCCATCCCCGTTCTTGCCATTGGAGGGATTACCTGCGAACGAGTGCGCGATGTTCGTCGAGTCGGTGCTCACGGAGTTGCCGTGATCGGAGCGCTGTTGACTCGTGACGACATCGGCGAAGCCGTCCGAGAGTTCACACATGCTCTGGAGACGTGA
- the arc gene encoding proteasome ATPase: MIHKNDEHARETEKLRVQIQSMEEEIRRLYQSRYQLDQANKQNEKLVATLQEAKAQIEALRSEVEKLTAPPSAYAIFSSMNADGTGNVYVSGRKMKVNLHPSIKRNELRKGQEVVLNEALNVIEVKGFDSQGEVVRLKDVLEGARALVTLHFDEEKVAELGDPLLAERLSVGDHLLYDPRSGYVIEKLPKSEAEELVLEEVPDVDYEHIGGLQKELEQVRDAVELPFLHPQVFSEYKLSAPKGVLLYGPPGCGKTLIAKAVANSIAKKLGHRAGKEIRSYFLHVKGPELLNKYVGESERQVREVFKKAKERADDGHPVIVFFDEMDALFRTRGTGVSSDIESTIVPQFLSEIDGVERLRNVIVIGASNRQDLIDPAVLRAGRLDVKVKVGRPDATAARDIFSKYISTDLPFAAEDLERHRGDRQALVNQLTSLTVETMYAASEENKFIEVTYANGEKEVLYFRDFASGALIEGIVSRAKKFAVKRVIAKEGAGLCSDDLIRAIREEFKEHEDLPNTTNPDDWAKVAGKKGEKIVHIRTISGGPAEHRQIETISTGHYL, translated from the coding sequence ATGATTCATAAAAACGACGAACACGCCCGCGAGACCGAAAAGCTTCGCGTTCAGATTCAGTCGATGGAGGAAGAGATCCGTCGACTCTACCAATCGCGCTACCAACTCGATCAAGCCAATAAGCAGAACGAAAAACTTGTGGCCACGCTGCAGGAAGCGAAGGCGCAGATCGAGGCGCTGCGTAGCGAGGTGGAAAAACTGACGGCGCCGCCGTCGGCGTATGCCATATTTTCCAGTATGAATGCGGACGGAACCGGAAACGTCTATGTATCGGGGCGGAAAATGAAGGTCAACCTTCATCCTTCGATCAAGCGCAATGAGTTGCGGAAGGGGCAAGAAGTCGTCCTGAACGAAGCGCTCAACGTGATCGAGGTCAAAGGATTCGACAGTCAGGGAGAGGTGGTTCGACTCAAAGACGTGCTGGAAGGCGCGCGGGCATTGGTCACGCTCCATTTCGATGAGGAGAAGGTGGCCGAGCTCGGCGACCCGCTGCTCGCTGAGCGGCTGAGTGTGGGGGATCACCTGTTGTATGATCCTCGTTCCGGGTATGTCATTGAGAAGTTGCCGAAGTCCGAAGCGGAAGAACTCGTGTTGGAAGAGGTCCCGGATGTCGACTATGAGCACATCGGAGGTCTCCAGAAAGAATTGGAGCAGGTACGTGATGCCGTCGAACTTCCTTTCCTGCATCCACAGGTATTCTCCGAATATAAGCTCAGCGCACCGAAAGGGGTTTTACTGTATGGTCCACCCGGCTGCGGAAAGACGCTGATCGCCAAAGCCGTCGCCAATTCGATCGCCAAGAAATTAGGCCATCGGGCGGGCAAAGAAATTCGGAGCTATTTTCTTCATGTAAAGGGCCCTGAACTGCTCAATAAGTACGTCGGGGAGTCGGAGCGTCAGGTACGTGAAGTGTTTAAGAAGGCGAAAGAACGGGCGGACGACGGTCATCCGGTGATCGTGTTTTTCGATGAGATGGATGCACTCTTCAGGACCCGTGGGACAGGCGTGTCCTCGGATATTGAATCGACGATCGTTCCGCAGTTTCTCTCTGAGATTGATGGGGTGGAGCGATTGCGCAACGTCATCGTCATTGGGGCCAGCAACCGCCAGGATTTGATCGATCCCGCGGTGCTTCGCGCCGGTCGATTGGACGTCAAGGTCAAAGTGGGGCGACCGGATGCCACGGCTGCCCGTGACATTTTCTCGAAATATATCTCAACGGACCTTCCTTTTGCCGCCGAGGATTTGGAACGACATAGAGGCGACCGACAGGCCTTGGTCAATCAATTGACATCCCTGACGGTCGAAACCATGTATGCAGCCAGCGAGGAAAATAAGTTCATCGAAGTGACCTACGCCAACGGCGAAAAGGAAGTTCTGTACTTCCGGGACTTTGCCAGCGGAGCCCTGATCGAAGGGATTGTTTCGCGCGCGAAAAAATTTGCCGTGAAGCGCGTGATCGCGAAAGAGGGAGCTGGCCTGTGCTCGGACGACTTGATCCGCGCCATCCGTGAGGAGTTCAAGGAACACGAGGATCTTCCCAATACGACCAATCCGGACGATTGGGCAAAAGTTGCCGGAAAGAAGGGGGAGAAGATCGTTCATATCCGGACCATCAGCGGTGGGCCTGCCGAGCATCGTCAGATTGAAACCATCAGTACCGGCCACTATCTCTAA
- the dop gene encoding depupylase/deamidase Dop, whose protein sequence is MPDHTSTNRMRVLGTETEFGIATKDPSAMDPVSGSFAVIGHYPRLPVPGALWDYENENPLLDARGFEVDGERERPNPDYNRQLNKVLANGGRLYVDGAHPEYSTPECSNAREIVAFERVGERILSACLQEMARVRGSEQYVLYKNNSDGKGNSYGYHENYLVSRSVPFDRIARVLTPFLVTRPIFAGAGKVGAENQTSPTEYQISQRADFFECLMDLNTMVKRPIINTRDEPHADAARFRRLHVITGDANMAELSTYLKVGTLDIVLDLLESGADLPQFELDEPIRAFKQVSRDLDVKDTLKLSGGRPTTALAVQRAYLSAAKTFYASQDHSPTTHDVLFRWEDVLNQLDRDPRLLVNALDWVAKRHLIESYMERKGCGWDDPRIKLMDLQYHDVRPDKGLFYRLERSRLIERIVEENEIQRAELNPPTGTRAYFRGRCVSKFAKALYGASWTSVLFDVGNTTIKKVPLMDPHRGTQALTQELLDTTDSADALIEKLKV, encoded by the coding sequence ATGCCAGACCACACATCCACGAATCGCATGCGTGTGCTTGGGACTGAAACCGAGTTCGGCATCGCGACAAAAGATCCATCCGCGATGGACCCTGTGTCGGGCTCATTCGCCGTGATCGGACATTACCCGAGACTTCCGGTTCCGGGGGCGCTCTGGGATTACGAAAACGAAAATCCACTTTTGGATGCCCGGGGATTTGAAGTTGACGGCGAGCGAGAACGTCCCAATCCGGACTATAACCGGCAGCTGAATAAGGTGTTGGCGAACGGCGGACGGTTATATGTCGATGGAGCTCATCCGGAATACTCGACGCCGGAGTGTTCGAACGCTAGAGAGATCGTGGCGTTCGAACGGGTCGGAGAGCGCATTCTCTCGGCATGCCTTCAGGAAATGGCTCGGGTGAGAGGAAGTGAGCAGTATGTCTTATACAAGAACAATTCCGACGGCAAGGGCAACAGTTACGGATACCACGAAAACTATTTAGTCTCAAGGTCCGTGCCGTTTGACAGGATCGCCCGGGTGTTGACGCCGTTTCTGGTCACCAGACCGATCTTCGCTGGAGCGGGAAAAGTCGGTGCTGAAAATCAGACCAGTCCGACGGAATATCAAATCTCGCAGCGCGCCGACTTTTTCGAATGTCTCATGGACCTCAACACGATGGTCAAACGGCCGATCATCAACACGCGCGATGAACCGCATGCCGATGCGGCAAGGTTTCGGAGGCTCCATGTCATCACTGGCGACGCCAATATGGCGGAACTCTCCACTTATCTGAAGGTAGGAACGTTGGACATCGTCTTGGATTTGCTTGAGTCAGGAGCCGATTTGCCTCAGTTCGAACTGGACGAGCCGATTCGGGCATTCAAACAGGTGTCCCGCGACCTGGATGTGAAGGACACCCTGAAATTGTCGGGAGGAAGGCCGACCACGGCGCTTGCTGTCCAGCGGGCGTACCTGAGCGCCGCCAAGACGTTTTATGCTTCGCAGGATCACAGTCCTACGACGCACGATGTGTTGTTTCGTTGGGAGGATGTGTTGAACCAGCTCGATCGCGATCCGCGATTGTTGGTGAATGCGTTGGATTGGGTCGCCAAACGACATCTGATCGAGTCCTATATGGAGCGTAAAGGGTGCGGATGGGATGATCCTCGAATAAAACTGATGGATCTCCAATATCATGATGTCCGCCCGGACAAAGGATTGTTCTACAGGCTAGAGCGTAGTCGCCTCATCGAGCGGATCGTTGAGGAAAATGAGATTCAACGGGCGGAGCTCAATCCGCCGACAGGTACGAGAGCGTACTTTCGTGGGCGTTGTGTCAGTAAGTTTGCGAAGGCCCTGTACGGGGCCAGTTGGACGTCGGTGCTGTTCGACGTCGGCAATACGACGATCAAGAAGGTGCCTCTGATGGACCCTCATCGAGGGACGCAGGCCTTGACACAAGAGCTGCTCGATACGACCGATTCAGCCGATGCCCTGATCGAAAAACTCAAGGTGTGA
- the prcB gene encoding proteasome subunit beta, with protein MKLPYLPDHDGSSFFDFVSTHHPELALRNHGMAAGPDQVRTMGPIAVPSATTVLALKYQQGIVIAGDRRATEGFQIADRRIEKVFKIDDWSAMAIAGAAGPCIEMAKLFQTELEHYEKLEGMPLSCEGKANKLGQMVKANLPMVFQGLVVMPLYVGYDLKRGEGRIFKYDITGGRYEESDYHAIGSGGKDARNTMREHFQRHLPEGDAIKLALLALYNAADDDVGTGGPDLVRGIYPTAKVVTAQGIIDVSDDTLRAVCNDVMAARRSRET; from the coding sequence ATGAAGTTGCCCTATCTTCCCGACCACGACGGCTCCAGTTTTTTTGATTTCGTCTCCACACATCATCCCGAGCTGGCATTACGAAACCATGGAATGGCGGCGGGTCCCGACCAGGTGCGCACCATGGGACCGATCGCTGTGCCTTCCGCCACAACCGTACTGGCCCTCAAGTATCAGCAGGGTATCGTGATTGCCGGGGACCGCCGAGCCACGGAAGGGTTTCAGATTGCGGACCGCCGAATCGAAAAAGTTTTCAAGATCGACGACTGGTCGGCCATGGCGATCGCTGGAGCGGCCGGTCCATGCATCGAGATGGCCAAGTTATTTCAGACCGAGTTGGAGCATTACGAAAAGCTGGAAGGCATGCCGCTCTCCTGTGAGGGGAAGGCCAATAAACTTGGCCAGATGGTCAAGGCCAATCTTCCGATGGTATTTCAGGGACTGGTCGTCATGCCGTTGTACGTCGGGTATGACTTGAAACGCGGCGAGGGCCGCATCTTCAAGTACGACATCACCGGCGGGCGGTACGAAGAGTCCGATTACCATGCGATCGGTTCCGGTGGGAAAGATGCCCGCAACACCATGCGGGAACATTTTCAGCGGCATCTCCCCGAGGGGGATGCGATCAAATTAGCCTTGCTCGCGCTCTACAATGCCGCAGACGACGACGTCGGGACCGGCGGGCCGGATCTCGTGCGAGGCATTTACCCCACGGCGAAGGTCGTCACCGCCCAAGGCATCATCGACGTATCGGACGACACACTACGTGCTGTGTGTAACGATGTGATGGCGGCACGTCGTTCAAGGGAGACGTAA
- the prcA gene encoding proteasome subunit alpha yields the protein MPMPYYVSPEQMMQDKAEYARKGIAKGRSIIAIEYSDGILLTADNPSASLHKVSEIYDNIAFAGAGKYSEFENLRKAGIRHADLRGFMYSREDVTGRSLANGYSQSLGTVFSQEMKPLEVEILVVQAGGNDRPNEIYRISFDGSIIDEKNFAVIGGRSEVVHTVLKEKSPGQVPPLDAALNLCVAALEQTANQKLQPEGLEVAVLDRTRTGRKFRRLSITDVRHILSP from the coding sequence ATGCCGATGCCCTATTACGTGTCCCCTGAACAGATGATGCAGGATAAGGCTGAGTATGCCAGGAAGGGAATCGCCAAAGGCCGCTCGATCATCGCGATAGAGTATAGCGACGGCATTTTGCTGACGGCAGACAATCCGAGCGCCTCGCTGCACAAGGTGTCGGAAATCTACGACAACATCGCGTTTGCGGGAGCTGGCAAGTATAGCGAGTTCGAGAACCTTCGAAAGGCGGGCATCCGCCACGCCGATCTCAGAGGATTCATGTATAGCCGGGAAGATGTGACCGGCCGCTCGCTCGCAAACGGGTATTCGCAAAGCCTGGGGACCGTGTTCAGCCAGGAAATGAAGCCGCTTGAGGTGGAGATCCTCGTGGTGCAAGCCGGTGGTAACGATCGTCCGAACGAGATCTATCGTATCTCATTTGACGGCAGCATCATCGATGAGAAGAACTTTGCTGTGATCGGCGGACGATCTGAAGTGGTCCACACCGTGCTGAAAGAAAAAAGTCCCGGCCAGGTTCCGCCCTTAGACGCTGCGTTGAACCTGTGTGTCGCGGCGCTGGAGCAAACGGCCAATCAAAAGCTGCAGCCGGAAGGGTTGGAAGTCGCGGTCTTGGACCGAACCCGTACCGGCCGCAAGTTTCGCCGCTTATCGATTACCGACGTTCGACACATCCTCTCTCCCTGA
- the pafA gene encoding Pup--protein ligase, translating to MKQRIFGLENEYGLIFSPNGRIYLPMEKVLGYIFEGLIPNSWPSNAFLVNGARFYQDTGCHPEYSTPECDNILELVVHDKAGERLLEACLPAAEERLREEGLSGEIYIFKNNTDSLGNTYGCHENFLMRRDVDFWKVTEQLIPFFVTRQVFSGAGKVLKVSGKPQYFISQRAQHIHEKTSSSTTSSRSIINTRDEPHSDAERYRRLHIIVGDSNMSEYATYLKVGTAALVLSMIEEGYTVHGLELEDPVKAIREVSRDPTLKKKVKLDDGRQMTAIEIQLAYLKRAGEYLNQQAHEPILDDVWEKWERMLQQLEEDPMQLIHQVDWVTKKHLIQSYVDKKNCGWDDPRVFLLDLQFHDVKRTRGLYYLMESRGLIERVVEEEAVQRAMSTPPQTTRAKVRGDFIRFARAKNRSYTVDWTYLKLNGYWEETILCMDPFSAVNRRVEELISQVSGGRFYR from the coding sequence ATGAAACAACGGATATTCGGTCTCGAAAACGAATACGGCCTCATTTTTTCCCCCAACGGTCGTATCTATCTCCCCATGGAAAAAGTTCTGGGGTACATCTTTGAAGGACTGATTCCGAACAGCTGGCCGTCGAACGCCTTCTTGGTCAACGGAGCGCGGTTCTATCAAGACACCGGCTGTCACCCCGAATACTCGACTCCAGAGTGCGATAACATCCTTGAACTCGTGGTCCACGATAAGGCGGGCGAGCGTTTGTTGGAAGCCTGTCTGCCTGCAGCGGAGGAACGGCTTCGAGAAGAAGGATTGTCCGGAGAAATCTATATTTTCAAGAATAACACGGATTCCCTGGGGAATACCTACGGATGCCACGAAAACTTCCTTATGCGGCGTGATGTCGATTTCTGGAAAGTCACCGAACAATTGATTCCCTTTTTCGTGACCAGGCAGGTGTTCAGCGGGGCCGGAAAAGTCCTGAAAGTGTCGGGGAAGCCGCAATATTTCATCTCCCAGCGCGCGCAACATATTCACGAGAAGACATCATCGTCGACGACGTCTTCCCGAAGCATCATCAATACCCGCGACGAGCCCCATTCGGACGCCGAACGGTATCGGCGTCTCCATATCATCGTCGGGGATTCCAACATGTCGGAGTATGCCACCTACCTCAAAGTGGGGACAGCCGCGCTTGTCTTGTCGATGATCGAAGAGGGGTACACGGTGCATGGGTTGGAACTCGAGGATCCTGTCAAGGCGATCCGAGAGGTCTCGCGGGATCCGACGCTGAAGAAGAAAGTGAAACTCGATGACGGCCGGCAGATGACCGCCATTGAAATTCAACTGGCCTATCTCAAGCGGGCTGGAGAATATCTGAATCAACAGGCGCATGAACCCATCCTCGACGATGTGTGGGAGAAGTGGGAACGGATGCTTCAGCAGCTGGAAGAAGATCCGATGCAACTCATCCATCAGGTCGATTGGGTCACAAAGAAACATTTGATCCAATCCTACGTGGATAAGAAGAATTGCGGGTGGGACGACCCAAGGGTGTTCCTTCTGGATTTGCAGTTCCATGACGTGAAGCGGACGAGAGGGTTGTATTACTTGATGGAGTCTCGGGGGCTCATCGAACGGGTCGTCGAAGAGGAGGCGGTCCAGCGGGCGATGTCCACCCCGCCTCAGACGACCAGAGCCAAGGTCCGTGGGGATTTCATTCGATTCGCTCGCGCCAAGAATCGATCCTATACGGTGGATTGGACGTATCTGAAGTTGAACGGGTATTGGGAGGAAACCATCCTCTGCATGGACCCCTTCAGCGCGGTCAATCGGCGGGTCGAGGAACTGATTTCTCAAGTGTCCGGAGGGCGGTTTTATCGATGA
- a CDS encoding M23 family metallopeptidase, producing the protein MKPTLDPHYSRRAMPARCLLGIVVLLTGYLLTGFVPGSVPTAQGADGRYTGKQGQIIVVKVPVDDSAARVQGKFLGRSISFFPDTRLEEPKGFIGLLGIDLQDDPGTHELTVEVKTDEQTRMLRYSISVVKGKFHVEHLTLPKDKVDLDEKSLARWKTEQEQVKEALATESQSKLWQPGFVEPVSGKRTGIFGSVRVMNGQARNPHNGEDIGAPLGTAVAATNDGVVRLTVDHIFSGKGVFLDHGLGFYSMYFHLSEVLVKDGEQVKAGQIVGKVGATGRATGPHLHWGVKLNGARVNPYALLDLPFKGAVQSAAPVSVTDPASSAGSPAP; encoded by the coding sequence ATGAAGCCGACGCTGGATCCGCATTATTCACGACGTGCCATGCCGGCGCGGTGCCTACTGGGTATCGTCGTTCTCCTCACCGGTTATCTGCTCACTGGCTTCGTTCCTGGTTCCGTACCGACTGCTCAAGGTGCCGATGGTCGGTATACTGGAAAACAGGGTCAGATTATCGTCGTCAAAGTCCCGGTCGATGATTCAGCCGCTCGCGTGCAGGGGAAATTCTTGGGACGCTCCATTAGCTTCTTCCCTGACACGCGACTCGAAGAGCCGAAAGGATTTATCGGATTGCTGGGGATAGATTTACAAGACGACCCGGGAACTCATGAATTAACCGTCGAGGTGAAGACGGATGAGCAGACTCGCATGCTCCGCTACAGCATATCTGTCGTCAAAGGGAAATTTCACGTTGAGCATCTCACGTTGCCCAAAGACAAGGTTGATCTCGATGAAAAAAGCTTGGCACGCTGGAAGACCGAGCAGGAACAAGTGAAAGAAGCGCTCGCTACGGAGTCCCAGAGCAAGCTCTGGCAACCGGGTTTCGTGGAGCCGGTGAGCGGCAAGCGAACCGGGATTTTTGGTAGTGTCAGAGTCATGAATGGTCAGGCGCGAAACCCGCACAACGGTGAAGACATCGGGGCTCCGCTTGGAACCGCCGTCGCCGCGACGAACGATGGGGTGGTGCGTCTCACCGTCGATCATATTTTCTCCGGGAAGGGTGTGTTTCTGGACCACGGGTTGGGCTTCTATTCGATGTACTTCCATCTGTCCGAAGTCCTGGTCAAGGACGGCGAGCAGGTGAAAGCCGGGCAGATTGTCGGGAAAGTAGGAGCCACCGGTCGTGCCACCGGCCCTCATCTCCATTGGGGCGTGAAACTCAACGGCGCGCGCGTGAATCCCTATGCCTTGTTGGATCTGCCGTTTAAAGGCGCAGTACAGTCAGCAGCTCCTGTGTCTGTCACGGATCCTGCTTCCAGCGCTGGTTCTCCGGCCCCATAA
- a CDS encoding GDSL-type esterase/lipase family protein, translated as MTVASVRYLKVCIVVAAWVGVVLAATHYSDKPVVLGRYSGGYAYLLCLFVGIALILTLAKSAWYLTLYQARTGLVISGVSLLLSLGVLEIAVRMVDPLGISYYEWVGEYLRDMQADDELVYRHKPAWEKRYGNVLVTYNERGLRDRPILPKAEGEYRILALGDSVTFGLGVDQDKTFAVRLESLLRGRLHRPVRVINSGVGGYNTVQELSYFKQEGANLQPDLVLLTYVPNDIEEKRRPYDPWSKNSMRGKPFPVMVEIMMGKLWLYRLAHHTYRYAVLKPLQEKSLARSPNGPGWRGSMSALSELVAICQERKIPLILFFKRDDLHMKNSLFTDVVRHAHGVPVRDMAPWYAGLDISSLENSKVDTHPNAEGHRVIAEHMADDVVNYLDQLKTRASPVWPDFGVAVAGP; from the coding sequence ATGACGGTTGCAAGTGTCCGGTACCTGAAGGTTTGCATAGTCGTAGCGGCCTGGGTCGGTGTTGTACTCGCGGCCACCCATTACTCGGATAAGCCGGTAGTGTTGGGCAGATATAGCGGGGGGTATGCCTATCTGCTCTGTCTGTTTGTTGGAATCGCCCTGATACTCACGCTCGCTAAGTCAGCATGGTACCTGACTCTGTATCAGGCCCGGACTGGTCTTGTCATCAGTGGTGTATCCCTGCTCCTGTCGCTTGGGGTGCTTGAGATAGCGGTTCGTATGGTTGATCCGCTCGGTATCTCTTACTATGAGTGGGTAGGGGAATATCTACGCGACATGCAGGCCGATGACGAGCTCGTCTACAGACACAAACCGGCGTGGGAAAAACGCTATGGTAACGTGCTCGTGACTTATAATGAACGGGGCTTGCGCGATCGACCCATTCTGCCCAAAGCAGAGGGTGAATACCGGATTCTGGCACTCGGAGACTCAGTGACTTTTGGGTTGGGGGTGGACCAGGACAAGACGTTTGCCGTCCGCCTCGAATCGTTGCTGCGGGGCCGTCTGCACCGGCCTGTGCGTGTGATCAACAGTGGGGTTGGGGGCTACAACACCGTCCAGGAGTTGAGCTATTTCAAGCAAGAAGGGGCCAACCTGCAGCCGGATCTGGTGCTGTTGACCTACGTGCCGAATGATATAGAAGAGAAAAGAAGACCTTATGATCCATGGAGTAAAAACTCTATGCGTGGGAAGCCATTTCCGGTCATGGTAGAGATTATGATGGGGAAACTATGGCTGTATCGATTGGCGCATCATACTTATCGCTATGCCGTACTCAAACCGCTGCAAGAGAAGTCTTTGGCCCGCTCACCAAACGGGCCGGGGTGGCGTGGGTCCATGTCAGCGTTAAGCGAATTGGTTGCGATTTGTCAAGAACGCAAGATCCCGCTCATACTGTTCTTTAAACGGGATGATCTGCACATGAAGAATTCGTTATTTACCGATGTGGTTCGGCATGCACACGGCGTCCCAGTCAGGGACATGGCACCATGGTATGCGGGGCTTGACATATCGTCACTCGAGAATTCGAAAGTCGATACCCACCCTAATGCGGAAGGCCATCGAGTGATCGCTGAGCACATGGCTGACGATGTTGTGAACTACCTGGATCAGTTAAAAACTCGGGCAAGTCCGGTCTGGCCAGACTTTGGTGTCGCTGTTGCCGGCCCATGA
- a CDS encoding HD domain-containing protein, translated as MESADRPNAPYDGSALIADPIHKYVSFTVPYAQPDPHEYTEKDLIDSSWVQRLRYIYQLQSARWVYPSAEHTRFVHSLGTMHVAGRFARHLYPFLKKSVKDVPSVNFVEELLRVTALVHDIGHGPFCHFFDDNFLHAHGLSHERLGQIIIREHLATLIRKIRRSPSGLFAKGEELNPDQIAHLILKEKGKDNSRLPRWLNMLQPVISGSYTGDNLDYVLRDSYMCGVAVGPVDLTRLIHYTIVTEKGFTIHKTGLPSLQMFLNTRMYLYSNVYFHRTTRAIDIHLRDIFGQTMQLLCPVDPRKNMERYRTLTDWSLLEEVRGWKQSRHKARRQLGQEWARILGRDVKWKMAYSTTLKEKGQERGMAFPSHRHFEQQIAKELPSGLKRLAFRVDMALLDPRPDPKDSRGNPLYVYDPGTGQISTEPLEEFLDLLPTRLIQFRIYSPDHHHDVALSQAAATVLNKTPTSLESNY; from the coding sequence ATGGAATCGGCAGACCGACCGAACGCTCCGTATGATGGATCGGCCCTCATCGCCGATCCCATCCACAAGTACGTCAGTTTCACCGTACCGTATGCTCAGCCCGATCCACATGAATACACCGAGAAAGACCTGATCGACTCCTCCTGGGTTCAGCGGCTGCGGTACATCTACCAGCTGCAGAGCGCCCGTTGGGTCTATCCATCGGCGGAACATACCCGATTCGTGCATTCGCTCGGGACGATGCACGTGGCGGGACGATTCGCCCGGCATTTGTATCCTTTCCTCAAGAAATCCGTCAAAGATGTGCCGTCGGTCAATTTTGTTGAAGAACTCTTGCGGGTGACGGCCTTGGTTCATGACATCGGGCACGGTCCGTTTTGCCATTTCTTCGATGACAATTTTCTCCACGCCCATGGCCTCTCCCATGAACGATTGGGCCAGATCATCATCCGAGAACATTTGGCCACCCTCATCAGGAAAATCCGCCGAAGCCCGTCCGGACTCTTCGCGAAAGGAGAAGAACTGAATCCCGACCAGATCGCCCATTTGATCCTCAAGGAGAAAGGCAAGGACAATTCCCGCCTCCCTCGTTGGCTGAACATGCTTCAGCCTGTGATCTCCGGGAGTTACACCGGAGATAATCTGGACTACGTCTTGAGGGACTCATATATGTGCGGTGTGGCCGTAGGCCCGGTCGATCTGACGAGGTTGATTCATTACACCATCGTGACGGAAAAAGGGTTCACCATTCACAAAACCGGGCTTCCGTCCCTCCAAATGTTCCTGAACACCAGAATGTACCTCTACTCCAACGTCTATTTCCATCGCACCACCAGAGCGATCGACATCCACCTGCGGGACATCTTCGGTCAGACGATGCAGCTGCTCTGTCCCGTCGATCCGCGCAAGAATATGGAGCGGTATCGCACCCTGACCGATTGGTCGCTCTTGGAAGAAGTTCGAGGGTGGAAACAGTCTCGCCACAAAGCGCGCCGGCAGCTTGGTCAGGAGTGGGCCAGGATCTTAGGCCGAGACGTCAAATGGAAGATGGCCTATAGCACGACGCTGAAAGAAAAAGGACAGGAACGCGGCATGGCGTTCCCCAGTCATCGGCATTTTGAGCAGCAGATTGCCAAAGAGCTACCCTCCGGCTTGAAACGGCTGGCGTTTCGCGTAGACATGGCCCTGTTGGATCCACGTCCTGACCCGAAGGACAGTCGTGGAAATCCTCTCTACGTGTACGATCCTGGGACGGGTCAGATTTCGACCGAGCCGCTGGAAGAATTCTTAGACCTTCTGCCCACGAGGCTCATTCAGTTTCGAATCTATTCCCCCGACCACCACCACGACGTGGCCCTGTCGCAGGCTGCCGCGACCGTCCTCAACAAGACACCGACCAGCCTCGAATCGAACTACTGA